From Apium graveolens cultivar Ventura chromosome 9, ASM990537v1, whole genome shotgun sequence, the proteins below share one genomic window:
- the LOC141684552 gene encoding vesicle-associated protein 4-1-like, which yields MPITDHRNRSFWNVCSFWKCVGSQDSSSSTHNLAPAHQSSSSTTTEFNSMPTNNNNNNNKFASVVKLILPVTRRLRFDPSRTLYFPYEAGKQVKSAVRIKNASKSHVAFKFQTTAPKSCFMRPPGGILPPGESLIATVFKFVELPDNNEKQSDQKSKVKFKIMSLKVNAGVDYVPELFDEQKDQVVVERVLRVVFLDAERSTPALEKLKRQLAEAESVIDTRKKSPATTGPPVVGEGLVIDEWKERREKYLARQQVEAVDSV from the exons ATGCCAATCACCGATCACCGGAACAGAAGCTTCTGGAACGTATGTAGCTTCTGGAAGTGTGTAGGAAGCCAAGATTCTTCTTCATCCACACATAATCTTGCTCCTGCTCACCAAAGCAGCAGCAGCACTACTACAGAATTCAACTCTATGcctacaaataataataataataataataaatttgcTTCTGTTGTCAAGTTAATTCTCCCGGTCACTCGTCGGCTTCGTTTCGATCCTTCCAGAACTCTCTACTTCCCCT ATGAAGCAGGTAAACAGGTGAAAAGTGCTGTGAGGATCAAGAATGCCAGCAAGTCTCATGTGGCTTTTAAG TTTCAAACCACGGCACCAAAGAGCTGTTTTATGCGACCTCCTGGGGGAATTCTCCCTCCCGGTGAAAGTCTTATTGCCACCG TGTTCAAGTTTGTAGAGCTGCCAGATAATAATGAAAAACAATCTGACCAGAAGAGCAAGGTGAAGTTCAAGATTATGAGTTTGAAGGTGAATGCAGGAGTGGATTATGTACCGGAGTTG TTTGATGAGCAAAAAGATCAGGTAGTGGTTGAGCGGGTTTTACGTGTAGTTTTCTTAGATGCAGAGCGATCTACTCCT GCGTTAGAAAAACTAAAACGTCAGTTGGCTGAAGCCGAGTCAGTTATAGACACACGCAAGAAATCTCCAGCCACGACAGGTCCACCAGTTGTTGGGGAAGGTCTCGTCATAGACGAATGG AAAGAAAGAAGGGAGAAATATCTTGCTCGCCAGCAGGTTGAAGCAGTAGATTCAGTGTAA